tcctatagcagtaggtgcccttgtccggtgatgaaggccgtcttctccctcgtcttctggcgccattcggatttgattgtatcctgaaaaggcgtccataaaagttagcagttggtgtcccgaggtggagtcgacgagctggtcgatgctcgggagggggaaactgtcttttgggcaggccttgttcaggtcggtgtagtccacacacatacgccattttccgttggccttctttacgaggactatgttggcgagccagtccgggtaggagacctcccggatgaagccggctccgaggagtttgtccacctcctcggccgcagctcgttatcgctcgggggcggagcctcttttcttctgctttataggcctgctggttggtttcacctgaagtcggtggaccatgacctcagggtcaattcctggcacgtccgcgggcgaccaggcgaagacgtcggcattatcccgcaggaagctgacgaggcgatccctctcatgggcgccgaggccggagccgacctgcacggttagcttgggaaaattttctcgtagtgggatttgaataaggagctcaccgggctctacttgcttcttccagggggtgtcccttgcatcgagggtttctatggggagtgaggggcgcgtcgggcggtctggcgcctcagctggttgtttcactgtgtgggccgccatgtagcattgcttggcgaccagttggtctccgcggacctcgcctactccttggccggtggggaaccgcatgagtaaatggcgggttgaaaccacggctcgaagggtgtttaaccctgggcgcccaaggatggcgttgtagaccgagggcagacggaccaccaagaagtccatcctcacagtgctctcccggggggcgaggccaactgtgacgaggaagctagcctcaccttcaaccgagaccgcatctccggtaaacccgactagcggggcattgattctccggagatgtcttcctgtcaaccccattttttggtaggcatggtagtacaaaatgttggctgaacttccattgtcaactaggacacgctttacatcaaacctatttacaatcatggagatgaccacagcgtcatcgtgaggggtctcgaccccttctaagtcctcgtcccgagaacgagatgacttcatcagtacgtgggcgcttcggggtgttccctgggcggccgttcctgccgaggcccgcccgatcatgttgatggtgccggcgatgggcctgttgtcgcctggattttcggttggtgcgacattctccgccggccttctttcctcaggtcgattcctcacgaaccggttgagtactccccgtcggatgagcgcttctatctcgtcccggagttggaagcagtcctccgtgtcgtgcccacggtctcggtggaagcggcaatacttcctggtatttcggggaaatcccgtgtctcgcataggaggcgggggtcggaagaagtctcgaccctcaatttccatcaggatctcggcccgaggagcattgacgggtgtatagttctcgtacctcgcctggtacgtccggggccgtggttgagacctcggacgaggaagtgtcctctgctgaggtcgcccctgctgacggggcggactcctcagtctggggagatttttctctctgcggggagaccggctcctttgtcggccgcgctcctcgcggcgcttcttctgcttcttagaggcgggctcgattgctccccgcctggaggcgactgcctcctcggccttggcatacttccgggctcgggccagcatttcggtgaagtcggccgggaagctcttctcgatggagaagaggaatcggtaggagcgaaccccagttttcagagccgacatggctatcgactggtctagctcgcggacctcccatgtggcggcggtaaagcggtccaggtactctttgagggactccccctccttctgcttgatgtccaggaggaagtctgatgtccgtcgctggcgccggctggcagcaaagttggtggcgaactgcctgccgagctgctcaaaggaggacaccgtgttcggcttcagtccagaaaaccaaagccgagcggtccctcggagggtcgctggaaaggctttgcagagtatggcctccgaggacccttgtagggccatgagggcccgataactctccaagtggtcgagggggtcggtgattccgctgtagggctccacctgaggcattttgaatctcacgggaaccggctcgtcctcgatctggcgggagaagggggacttggcagtgaactcaaagtccccttcctgtcttgccttcttgccgtggagtgccgcaatctggcgctccagatgctcaacttttcggtcgagctcccccacccgtgggattgtcgttgtggtttgcgccggcccttggcggtccggggctgactccgcctcggaaagttggggtctccgatCGAAACCTTCTCTCGGTAACTCCCTACGGGGAGTAGCCCGTtctccgttgttggctctggaggagccatgcagattttgactggggagaaccgggccgttggggagacactccggcggggcctgggcctgcgggggaagcgcCGATGAAGCTTCCACGCGCCGTAGGCCCtgcacggcggcggccagggcctggacttgctgtaccagggcattgaactgttccagCTGGACCTGAGGACCTGGGTCAGCTGGAGTTGGgaaattctggacggagtgtccaggactttgcgggggacgccgggagacgttagaggctcccttacttctcaacttcatgactgctactcgggcccttcctctagcgccaactgttgctggaaattggacccgggggcaatcttcggtcgaggagagggagcgggaggtggttactcacggtggggcggtggttcgtcgacgggcggcgtcctccgtctggggcgatcggcgagaaggagcggctgattcccgcggctgggcgacgatccgacagtgggcggcgtcctccgtctgggtgcctgcacacgagccggtggccgggtctcccggcgccggccctccgacgctcaagtcagggagggggcaaatcgtgtagagtagaggtaaaCGGTGCGTGTCCTCAGTatcgattttccaacccccttttatagaccgggggtcggtttacctgcgatgtaacggggcgaagccgtagtacggctcggcatgtcgttcaggtcggtgcttggtcaggcgaataattgcactgatgtcggcgatgagggcgttgtacaacccgaactagcacgctaccaggcgaatttattgcatcagtgtcggaggtatggccgagatcagagacttatcacagttgactagactctgctgggcttatttgccgtggagagctgggagtccgtagatgacaggagtcacgtgcattaattgttgagtaagccggagatccacatttattgtggagtaagccggagatccgcatttattgtggagtaagccggagatccgcattcattgtggagtaagccggagatccatatttattgtggagtaagccggagatccgcattcattgtggagtaagccggagatccatatttattgtggagtaagctggagatccatatttattgtggagtgtgccggaggatcacagcggtcatgcgcaataaatgccggaggggcgtcatagtacggtctctggccggacctcggagacgtatagccgtagtaggtggctgacaaaagtaggcctcgggcattggggtttctcttaggtcggaggttccgagttcgggtgccgacttcggccttccagggtcgacgattgtgcggcttctttggggcattcgtgtcatttgggggaaaaaccttattcccccaacagtaTGTTTCAGAGAGGCTGatactacaagaaaaaaaaaataatttttgatgcTCTTTAATGAATATACTGGTGCCTGTAAGCGTCGCAAAAGCGTTGACAATGTAAGCATCGAAATTTTACATACCGGCGCTTGGAAAAGAAGAATGCCACAATCTACCTAGTTGATAAACTAAACTGCTTGGACATGGTGGAGTCGAACTGAAGCTGCAGCCCTGTCCTTTTACCCAAGCTAATTTAACTGTTCTTTAGCTTCCATTACCCTAATCCAACCTATCTAGTCTTTATGTCTCGATTTTGCGCAGACCATTAAGAATTAATCCGAGTTTTGGAGTGTCTAATGAGAGAAGGGAAAGCTGTtcaaatttcagttttaaaagCCACTGACTCGTGACTGCGATTCTCACCAACGGTTAATCCTCTCTTTTTAGCAAGCAGAGGTTCTGAATCCAACGACACGAGCAACTGTATATAGCACCACCgagtctccctccctccctctgagaaaagaacaaaaagaacCTTGAAACCGATCAAGTTTCGGGTTAATATCACAAGCCAAACTAAACCCGTGACCCCCAATTTCCTGGTCACTATAGCTTCTCCGGCAACAAAAGCAAGCAGACAAATATAACCATGGaagatgctctctctctctctcctcaccCCCCACGATAAGCGCACGCGGCACGCTGTCCCACCTGCAGAATCCTCCGTGTAAAATAGCAATGAACCAGAATCCGTACGACGTCCCTGGCCTTTGTTCTTTTGTAGTTCGTGTTTTGTTGTTGGCTTGCAagccttttttttaatctttagcAGTTCATTGCGTTCATTATTTTGATCTATATTTTTCTTTCCCAGAACGATCTCTATTTTGATTGTAAGAGGTATTTGTTATTTTATATGACAATACTTTGTTGATAACCTGAACATAGAATTTTGCTTTCCCATTTTTCCAACAAGACTCGTAACAGCAGCAGGAGATAGTGGAGCTAAAACACAAAGCTCATTGCAGCAACTGTTCCTCTACACCATGAAAGCCCCACTTATAATAACCAATCACAAACATACATAgaataaagaagaaagaaagaacgagTTTTGATCGAGCAACCACACTTGCACCTCTCCATATAGGCtcgttatttctcaaatacacaGATGCCTACGTCGCAGTCTGGTCCGCCGGAGCTCAAGAACCCGTTCAATTTGCCCACCTCCTCCCTTCCGCTCTGAAGAAGCAGCAACGCCATGTCCGAGTCATCGTCTACACCAAAATCCGAGACAACTCGTTCGGCGCTGAACCCATCCTCCTGGCTCAACTGGGACGCGACGAACTTATCGAGGGCTCTCCAGTCCGTCACCTTCTCGATGGCATTGCACCCTCTTGTTGGCTCCTCGTCTTCGTTCTCTGCGGCCACGGACAGTAGGCTAGGCGGCTTCGGTAGGGGCAGGGAGGGGCTCTCCAGTTGCGGGAGTTGAAGAAACTGGTTTGAGTGCAAGAGGTTCAGGGGGTCAAGCTCGGTCTCCTGCTTGCAGAGGAGACTCTCGGGCTGCCTCTGGAGGTATTCGATAGGGTCAGCAAAGGAGGAGCTCGCCCTGCTGGCCTCGTCATAGCCAAAGTTGGAGTCCCACACATCGACAGCGCTCCTCGTTGGGCAGGCACTTCGTTTCTTGAATGCTCGGCAAACGACCCAGCCTTCTTCCTGCAAAGAAAACCAAGGATAGGTGTAGGAGATCTATATTGGTCAGTGCATACTCCTTGGGGAGTGAGACAAGTTGGCTATTTGATAGGTGTGAAGGGAGACATAAGTGACAATGGTCTTGTTCTAAAGTGAAAAAGGAGATGAAGTTCCTTTTTGTGAGTGGGATGGAAGCTTTTTCACATATATCATAACGGTTAACATGGAAACAGAAAGGGACGATAGCTTTTGGTGCAAAGTTTGAATACAGTAATATACTTAAGTCCGCCCTTTTACAAGTATTTTGAGCCAAAGTGTGGTAGCACCAACTGTCCTCTTCTAAGCTTCTTGTCACATCTCTTGATTAAAAGCTTCTTTAGATGCCTCGAGTCTTTAGCTCAAAGCCATCCAATTGGGGTTCGGTTAAGCAACTAGGGTCTCTCACATTTCCCACCCAGTGATTTTTCCTTTGCGAGTGGGGCTCAAAGACATAAGGAATATCTGAAGAGCATACCGTAGGAGGTTAAGAAAGGATAGTTTGAGACGTAAAGTTAATTAAACTGTTGTGTTTTTACTCGGAATGATTACTAGATGACCCTACTTTGTAAGCTAAATGAgcgagggaggaagaagaaggtctGTTTTTGAGCGTGCCTGAGGTGGTCCATTCTCTTCAGACTCAAGCCTGTACTCATGCATGATCCAGTCAGTCTTCTGTCCATTTGGTGCTCTTCCTTTGTAGAAAACCAGTGTCTTTCTCATGCCAATAAGCTTGTTCTTGTCATGGACGGCCTTGTCTCGGCCTGTGGCCTTCCAAAACCCAGCCAATGTTGCCCTATTCGTCCTTGTGCCTGTTGGGTACTTCCTGTCCTTGTGGCTGAAGAAGTACCACTCACTTTGCTCTTCATATCCAATCCGACACCGTTCTTTAAGTccataataataaagaaaaagatcatCAGTTTTCATCTGCATTACAACTGGCTGGAGTAATCCAGCCCTTCAACGCAAAAAAATTTGGACGGATAACTCCTAGACTAAGATGATGAATTATTATAAGCTCAAAGGTATAGCTAGCTACTATTCTAAACATGAAAAGATAGATTTATATACTGTATATTGTCCTAACCTTGAAGATCCCATGGTTCGATTCTGTAGAGATCAATGTCTCTGATGACATCAAGGT
Above is a genomic segment from Phoenix dactylifera cultivar Barhee BC4 chromosome 2, palm_55x_up_171113_PBpolish2nd_filt_p, whole genome shotgun sequence containing:
- the LOC103699674 gene encoding NAC domain-containing protein 37-like isoform X1, producing MTSVCLCCCIAYEIMGEWNLMQVMDSMESCVPPGFRFHPTDEELVGYYLKKKVASQKIDLDVIRDIDLYRIEPWDLQERCRIGYEEQSEWYFFSHKDRKYPTGTRTNRATLAGFWKATGRDKAVHDKNKLIGMRKTLVFYKGRAPNGQKTDWIMHEYRLESEENGPPQEEGWVVCRAFKKRSACPTRSAVDVWDSNFGYDEASRASSSFADPIEYLQRQPESLLCKQETELDPLNLLHSNQFLQLPQLESPSLPLPKPPSLLSVAAENEDEEPTRGCNAIEKVTDWRALDKFVASQLSQEDGFSAERVVSDFGVDDDSDMALLLLQSGREEVGKLNGFLSSGGPDCDVGICVFEK
- the LOC103699674 gene encoding NAC domain-containing protein 37-like isoform X2 translates to MDSMESCVPPGFRFHPTDEELVGYYLKKKVASQKIDLDVIRDIDLYRIEPWDLQERCRIGYEEQSEWYFFSHKDRKYPTGTRTNRATLAGFWKATGRDKAVHDKNKLIGMRKTLVFYKGRAPNGQKTDWIMHEYRLESEENGPPQEEGWVVCRAFKKRSACPTRSAVDVWDSNFGYDEASRASSSFADPIEYLQRQPESLLCKQETELDPLNLLHSNQFLQLPQLESPSLPLPKPPSLLSVAAENEDEEPTRGCNAIEKVTDWRALDKFVASQLSQEDGFSAERVVSDFGVDDDSDMALLLLQSGREEVGKLNGFLSSGGPDCDVGICVFEK